Proteins from one Impatiens glandulifera chromosome 2, dImpGla2.1, whole genome shotgun sequence genomic window:
- the LOC124924904 gene encoding agamous-like MADS-box protein AGL80: MTRRKVQLSFIANNSARKSTLKKRKRGLVKKMHEITTLCGVEGCVIINDDNDPQPTVWPSEAGARRTIERFRSLPIDDQNKRMVNQESFTKQRLEKIEEKLKKQRRENREKEVTQKMYQSMCDGPLVVASTLNANECDEVINMLSRHIMEMNIAMETLRGGEASSSNSNSLP, encoded by the coding sequence ATGACCAGGAGAAAGGTGCAACTTTCCTTCATTGCCAATAACAGTGCAAGGAAATCTACACTCAAGAAAAGGAAGCGTGGCTTGGTCAAGAAGATGCACGAAATAACCACCCTATGTGGGGTTGAGGGGTGTGTCATCATAAATGACGACAATGACCCTCAGCCAACGGTTTGGCCCTCGGAGGCAGGTGCTCGAAGGACTATCGAAAGGTTTAGAAGCCTTCCGATAGACGACCAAAACAAGAGGATGGTGAATCAGGAGAGTTTCACCAAACAGAGGCTGGAGAAGATTGAAGAGAAGCTGAAGAAGCAGAGGAGAGAAAACCGGGAGAAGGAGGTCACACAAAAAATGTACCAAAGCATGTGTGACGGACCGTTGGTCGTGGCCTCCACTCTCAATGCAAATGAGTGTGATGAGGTGATCAACATGCTGAGCCGACACATCATGGAAATGAACATCGCCATGGAGACACTCCGTGGCGGCGAGGCTTCGtcttccaattccaattccctcCCCTAA
- the LOC124924905 gene encoding agamous-like MADS-box protein AGL80, which yields MSRSNEKYAFISNDHVRKITFKTRKGGLIKKMYELSTLCGIEGCVIITNKDDPQPIVWPSVEDARKTVERFRSLPEHEQTRWMVNQESFTNQRLKKIEEKLMKLRCENRDKEITQKIYQSMCENPMNVASKLNAKECEEIVNMLNRHIIEMKLIMESREGSSSNLLPQENGVGETGPRFP from the coding sequence ATGTCTAGAAGCAATGAGAAATATGCATTCATTTCCAATGATCATGTAAGGAAAATTACATTCAAGACTAGGAAGGGTGGCTTGATTAAGAAGATGTACGAACTATCCACCCTATGTGGAATCGAGGGGTGTGTCATCATAACTAACAAGGATGATCCCCAACCAATAGTTTGGCCCTCGGTGGAAGATGCTCGAAAGACTGTCGAAAGGTTCAGAAGCCTTCCGGAGCATGAGCAAACGAGGTGGATGGTGAACCAAGAGAGCTTCACTAATCAAAGACtcaagaagattgaagagaagCTGATGAAGCTGAGATGTGAAAACCGGGACAAAGAGATCACACAAAAAATTTACCAAAGTATGTGCGAAAACCCTATGAACGTGGCTTCGAAACTTAATGCAAAAGAGTGCGAAGAGATAGTTAATATGCTTAACCGACACATAATAGAAATGAAGTTAATTATGGAGTCGAGGGAGGGTTCGTCTTCCAATCTCCTTCCACAAGAAAATGGAGTTGGCGAAACTGGTCCCCGTTTCCCTTAA
- the LOC124926866 gene encoding protein PALE CRESS, chloroplastic-like: protein MEANVLQMISLLPHTFSLFSTRSQLASVTLPHSKANSRSSTVVLRCKKLEDRDLEGLPKEFYDDEWQARQREKTKEFHKKRQEEDDEEERKVDEFREIAMRLKDYPEEDVRNARLLVASFIRAAEEVEEKIEEAAEKGELNELILMVIWNRLDLARRDDEKDAIRSLDLLYRRVETEILKREASTSMRLLNDLLNMHDGFDDEGWLKDCRKSMIETFPREDPFSILVPAGFDIDQHKGPMRPTAEMDNILLRADFIREVNELLQEVRLEETERGEVGRGGMDAESVANRMKQQEKQRTIRQVEALLDLAVNLKW from the exons ATGGAAGCAAACGTTCTGCAAATGATTTCTCTCCTACCTCACACTTTTTCCCTCTTCTCGACGAGGAGCCAATTAGCATCTGTAACACTCCCTCATAGTAAGGCCAATTCACGTTCTAGCACAG TTGTACTCAGGTGCAAGAAATTAGAAGATCGAGACCTTGAAGGGCTCCCTAAAGAATTCTATGACGAT GAATGGCAAGCGCGGCAAAGAGAGAAGACAAAGGAATTTCATAAAAAGCGTCAAGAGGAAGACGACGAGGAGGAAAGGAAGGTGGATGAATTTCGTGAAATCGCTATGCGTTTGAAAGACTATCCAGAAGAAGATGTTCGAAACGCAAGGCTATTGGTTGCAAGCTTCATTAGAGCTGCTGAAGAAGTGGAAGAG AAAATTGAGGAAGCTGCTGAAAAGGGAGAACTTAATGAACTCATTCTAATGGTCATATGGAACCGCCTTGATCTTGCTCGACGTGAT GATGAGAAAGATGCAATCAGAAGCCTTGATCTCTTATATAGACGAGTTGAG ACAGAGATTTTGAAACGGGAAGCTTCCACGAGTATGAGATTGTTGAATGAtcttctcaatatgcatgaTGGATTTGATGATGAAGGCTGGCTGAAGGATTGTAGAAAAAGTATGATTGAAACCTTTCCTCGGGAGGACCCATTCAGCATTCTCGTTCCAGCAGGCTTTGACATTGATCAG CACAAAGGGCCAATGAGACCAACGGCAGAAATGGACAATATACTCCTTAGGGCAGATTTTATAAGGGAGGTAAACGAGTTGCTTCAAGAAGTGCGGTTAGAGGAAACCGAAAGAGGTGAGGTTGGGAGAGGAGGGATGGATGCAGAATCTGTTGCTAACAGGATGAAGCAACAAGAGAAACAGAGAACTATTAGACAGGTAGAAGCTCTTTTAGATCTTGCAGTCAACTTGAAATGGTAG
- the LOC124926867 gene encoding tRNA (guanine-N(7)-)-methyltransferase-like — translation MASCSVFPSRFLFFSFPSQNLRPSKIVHLSRRRYLPFRSTATAVKEGQVIRSPGLIAIEYADLSLPNKAPEDLGQVRLRQHVNPLSASFSVPTPAPDWSQVYKDTTLPLMVDIGCGSGRFVLWLGKRNQGSTNYLGLEIREKLVKRADSWLNDLGLRNVHFMYANATISFKDIVSTYPGPLMFVSILCPDPHFKKRHHKRRVLQTPLVDSIASRLMPGGQVFIQSDVFEVALDMRSQFDVHSTLLHIDTMHCDKDGWLLENPMGIRTEREIHAVLEGANIYRRMYKKMI, via the exons ATGGCCTCGTGTTCTGTATTTCCTTCTcgttttcttttcttctctttcCCTTCTCAAAATCTCAGACCCTCTAAAATAGTTCACTTATCGCGCCGCCGTTATCTCCCCTTCCGCAGCACAGCAACCGCCGTTAAAGAAGGTCAAGTTATCAGAAGTCCGGGCCTCATCGCCATAGAGTACGCTGACCTCAGCCTTCCTAACAAAGCTCCCGAG GATCTGGGTCAGGTTCGGTTAAGGCAGCATGTCAACCCTCTTAGCGCCTCTTTCTCG GTTCCTACTCCAGCACCAGATTGGAGTCAGGTGTACAAGGACACAACACTACCCCTTATGGTGGATATTGGATGTG GTAGTGGTAGATTTGTTCTCTGGCTTGGTAAGAGAAATCAGGGCTCTACAAATTACTTGGGACTGGAAATAAGGGAAAAG CTGGTTAAACGTGCAGACAGTTGGCTAAATGATCTAGGACTAAGGAATGT ACATTTTATGTATGCGAATGCAACCATTTCTTTCAAAGATATTGTATCCACGTACCCTGGCCCATTGATGTTTGTTTCTATACTG TGTCCAGATCCACATTTTAAGAAAAGACATCATAAAAGAAGGGTCCTACAGACTCCTTTAGTGGATTCTATTGCGAGCCGTCTAATGCCTGGAGGACAG GTCTTTATCCAGTCGGATGTATTTGAAGTGGCACTTGACATGAGAAGCCAATTCGATGTCCATTCTACGCTTTTACACATTGACACTATGCACTGTGACAAAGATGGTTGGTTGTTGGAAAACCCAATGGGAATAAGAACAGAGAGAGAGATTCATGCTGTACTTGAGGGCGCAAACATTTACAGAAGAATGTATAAAAAGATGATCTAA
- the LOC124924906 gene encoding F-box/kelch-repeat protein At3g23880-like, producing the protein MDVQTDPMNRESKRGNFIQTSSSSAAAADLVTLVRSLPPEIITEILSRLPVKSLLRCRCVSISWNALIADPIFVKKHLKASQNEEQLLIRYSQWVRTSDVKSVYISDVLNEEFPTELSLNFPKKYSKSDIWIIGSCNGLVCVVIDQAKILLWNPSTRESKKLPSCGYKERASRFIAYGFGYDERNSDYKVIVINCKSTNFTGPFSTQIKIYGLKSGSWRKVKNYPQFCPLGDMGMFVNGTLHWGASIDTGINSYQSILTFDMSEETFSEISQPCFGESVLDSVIWVLNGCLCMLINYHDERKFDLWIMKDYGKTESWTKLFSLPFPEGRMNFQFTPLYITKKNEILMLFGKQLVLFHVENKVITISYPGLKNAHKRCLEALTYTESLVSPSPE; encoded by the coding sequence ATGGACGTCCAGACCGATCCTATGAATCGAGAGAGTAAGCGGGGCAATTTTATTCAAACAAGTTCttcttccgccgccgccgccgattTAGTCACCCTCGTTAGGTCCCTGCCTCCAGAAATTATTACAGAAATTTTAAGCAGACTTCCAGTCAAATCACTTCTCCGATGCAGGTGCGTCTCCATATCTTGGAATGCTTTGATTGCTGATCCCATATTCGTGAAGAAGCATCTCAAAGCTTCTCAGAATGAAGAACAACTTCTTATCAGATATTCTCAATGGGTTCGTACTAGTGATGTGAAATCTGTTTACATCTCAGATGTTCTGAATGAAGAGTTTCCAACTGAACTTTCATTAAATTTTCCAAAGAAATACTCAAAATCTGATATATGGATCATTGGCTCATGTAATGGGCTAGTTTGTGTAGTTATTGATCAAGCTAAGATACTTTTATGGAATCCATCAACTAGGGAATCCAAGAAACTTCCCAGTTGCGGTTATAAAGAGCGTGCAAGTCGGTTTATTGCATATGGGTTTGGCTATGATGAACGTAATTCCGACTACAAGGTGATCGTTATTAACTGTAAATCAACAAATTTCACTGGCCCTTTCTCAACTCAAATAAAGATTTACGGGTTGAAGAGTGGTTCATGGAGGAAGGTTAAGAATTACCCTCAATTCTGTCCGTTGGGTGATATGGGAATGTTTGTGAATGGAACACTTCACTGGGGAGCAAGTATTGATACAGGGATCAATAGTTATCAGAGTATCCTTACTTTCGATATGTCCGAAGAAACCTTTTCTGAAATATCACAACCCTGTTTTGGGGAATCGGTTTTGGATTCTGTGATATGGGTTTTAAATGGATGCCTCTGTATGCTAATTAACTATCATGATGAGAGGAAATTTGACTTATGGATAATGAAAGATTATGGAAAAACTGAATCTTGGACTAAGTTGTTTTCATTACCCTTTCCAGAGGGTCGAATGAATTTTCAGTTTACACCATTGTATATTACCAAGAAAAATGAAATCCTTATGTTGTTTGGAAAACAATTGGTGCTGTTTCATGTGGAGAATAAAGTGATCACAATTTCTTATCCTGGCCTTAAAAATGCACACAAACGTTGCCTTGAAGCTCTCACTTATACGGAGAGCCTAGTCTCGCCTTCTCCTGAATGA